One window from the genome of Saimiri boliviensis isolate mSaiBol1 chromosome 2, mSaiBol1.pri, whole genome shotgun sequence encodes:
- the MAMDC4 gene encoding apical endosomal glycoprotein isoform X4, which translates to MPLPGHLLPILVLFLAGSPGWAWVPNHCRSPSQAMCNFVCDCRDCSDEAQCGHHGASPALGTPFTCDFERDPCGWRDISTSGYSWLRDRAGAVLEGPGPRADHTLGTDLGWYMAVGTHRGKEAATAALRSPTLREAAPSCKLRLWYHMASGDVAELRLELTHGAETLTLWQSTGPWCPGWQELAVTTGRIRGDFRVIFSATRNATHRGAVALDDLEFWDCGLSTPQASCPLEHHHCHNKACVEPQQLCDGEDNCGDLSDEDPRTCGEARVGLRVRPGDRTPRWGPWHSSRSGHLGSLDGPSGGHPGAGKHCLVAPTAPPPTLGQHTATNFETGLGLWSRSEGWARNHSAGGTEHPAWPCRDHSRNSAQGSFLVSVAEPGNPAVLSSPELQASGTSSCSLIFYYYLHGSEASCLQLFLQTLGSSNPQAPVLLRRHRGELGTAWVRDRVDIQSAYPFQILLAGQTGPGGVVGLDDLILSEHCRPVLEVSTPQPLPPGPWVPAPGPLPPSSRLQDFCQQGHLACGDLCVAPEQLCDFEQQCAGGEDEQACGKGLSILQTFCCGPKGQGRRGAGGGLCRSVPPAVPGTTDFESPEAGGWEDASVGRLQWRRLSAQESQGAGAAAAGHFLSLQRAWGQLGAEARVRTPPLGPSGPSCELHLAYHLQSQPRGFLALVVVDSGSRELAWQALSSSAGGWKVDKVLLGARRRPFQLEFVGLVDLDGPDQQGAGVDNVTLRDCSSMVTTKRDTEVSCNFERDTCSWYPGHLSDTHWRRVESRGPEHDHTTGQGYFMLLDPTDPLARGHSAHLLSRPQIPAVPTECLSFWYHLHGPQIGTLRLAMRREGEDTHLWSRSGTHGNRWHQAWATLSHQPGSRAPYQLLFEGLRDGYHGTMALDDVAMRPGPCWAPDYCTFEDSDCGFSPGGQSLWKRQANASGHAAWGPPADHTTETAQGTEAWQGQGSRGWPGAGRLMLAPPGHYMMVDTSPDALPRGQTASLTSREHRPLAQPACLTFWYHGSLLSPGALQVHLEEGRRHQVLSLSAHEGLAWHLGSVDVQAEQAWRVVFEAVGTGVAHSYMALDDLLLQDGPCPQPGGRPAVAQGGPCSGACLSLLSPQWWWPGLGPRAAPLTQPCLAASCDFESGLCGWSHLARPGLGGYSWDWGGGATPSRYLQPPVDHTLGTEAGTFCWSQVRRRPRSHTQPPSLLLPTCGAHSPSRGGLAHPASAWALRAGFAHQLGISLLLFPGHFAFFETGVLGPGGRAAWLRSEPLPATPASCLRFWYHMGFPEHFYKGELRVLLCSAQGQLAVWSTGGHRRHQWLEAQVEVASTKEFQIVFEATLGGQPALGPIGLDDVEYLAGQHCQQPAPSPGDTATPVPVPAVVGGALLFLMLLVLLGLGGQRWLEKRGSCPFRSDTEATAPGFDNILFNAVGAPWRWDGVTLPASVTSDL; encoded by the exons GTCACCATGGGGCCTCGCCCGCCCTGGGCACCCCCTTCACCTGCGACTTTGAGCGAGACCCCTGCGGCTGGCGGGACATCAGCACCTCAGGCTACAGCTGGCTCCGTGACAGGGCAGGGGCCGTGCTGGAGGGTCCCGGGCCTCGCGCAGACCACACGCTGGGCACCGACCTGG GATGGTACATGGCTGTTGGAACCCACCGAGGGAAAGAAGCAGCCACTGCAGCCCTGCGCTCGCCCACCCTGCGAGAGGCAGCCCCCTCCTGCAAGCTGAGGCTCTGGTACCACATGGCCTCTGGAG ATGTGGCTGAGCTGCGGCTGGAGCTGACCCATGGCGCAGAGACCCTGACCCTGTGGCAGAGCACAGGGCCCTGGTGCCCCGGCTGGCAGGAGTTGGCAGTGACCACAGGCCGCATCCGGGGTGACTTCCGA GTGATCTTCTCTGCCACCCGAAACGCCACCCACAGGGGTGCCGTGGCTCTAGATGACCTGGAGTTCTGGGACTGTGGGCTGTCCA CCCCCCAGGCCAGCTGCCCCCTGGAACACCACCACTGCCACAACAAGGCCTGCGTGGAGCCCCAGCAACTCTGTGACGGGGAAGACAACTGTGGGGACCTGTCTGATGAGGACCCACGCACCTGTGGTGAGGCCAGGGTGGGGCTCAGGGTGAGGCCAGGTGATCGGACGCCTCGGTGGGGGCCCTGGCACTCATCCAGGAGCGGGCACCTTGGATCCTTGGATGGTCCTTCTGGGGGCCACCCTGGAGCTGGGAAGCACTGCCTGGTGGCCCCGACAGCTCCACCTCCCACCCTAGGCCAGCACACGGCCACCAACTTTGAGACAGGCCTGGGCCTATGGAGCCGCTCAGAAGGCTGGGCCCGGAACCACAGCGCTGGTGGTACTGAGCACCCTGCCTGGCCATGCCGTGACCACAGCCGGAACAGTGCACAGG GCTCCTTCCTGGTCTCTGTGGCTGAGCCTGGCAATCCTGCTGTGCTCTCCAGCCCTGAGCTCCAAGCCTCAGGCACCTCCAGCTGCTCG CTGATCTTCTATTACTACCTGCACGGGTCCGAGGCCAGCTGCCTCCAGCTGTTCCTGCAGACTCTGGGGTCCAGCAACCCCCAGGCCCCAGTCCTGCTGCGGAGGCACCGAGGGGAGCTGGGGACTGCCTGGGTCCGAGACCGCGTTGACATCCAGAGTGCCTACCCCTTCCAG ATCCTCCTGGCCGGGCAGACAGGCCCGGGGGGTGTGGTGGGTCTGGACGACCTCATCCTGTCTGAGCACTGCAGACCAGTCCTGG AGGTGTCCACCCCACAGCCGCTGCCTCCTGGGCCCTGGGTCCCAGCCCCCGGGCCCCTGCCGCCCAGCTCTCGGCTCCAGGATTTCTGCCAACAGGGCCATCTCGCCTGTGGGGACCTGTGTGTGGCCCCGGaacagctgtgtgactttgagcagcAGTGTGCAGGGGGCGAGGACGAGCAGGCCTGTGGTAAAGGGCTCAGCATCCTGCAGACCTTCTGCTGCGGGCCAAAGGGGCAGGGACGGCGTGGGGCGGGTGGAGGTCTCTGCCGTTCAGTGCCGCCTGCTGTTCCAGGAACCACGGACTTCGAGTCCCCCGAAGCCGGGGGCTGGGAAGACGCCAGCGTGGGGCGGCTGCAGTGGCGGCGGCTCTCAGCCCAGGAGAGCCAGGGAGCTGGTGCCGCTGCTGCCG GTCACTTCCTGTCTCTGCAGAGGGCCTGGGGGCAGCTGGGCGCTGAGGCCCGGGTCCGTACCCCCCCGCTTGGCCCCTCTGGCCCCAGCTGTGAACTCCACCTGGCTTACCATCTGCAGAGTCAGCCCCGAG GCTTCCTGGCACTAGTGGTGGTAGACAGCGGCTCCCGGGAGCTGGCATGGCAGGCCCTGAGCAGCAGTGCAGGTGGCTGGAAGGTGGACAAGGTCCTTCTAGGGGCCCGCCGCCGGCCGTTCCAG CTGGAGTTTGTTGGGCTGGTGGACTTGGACGGCCCTGATCAGCAGGGAGCTGGCGTGGACAACGTGACCCTGAGGGACTGTAGCTCCATGGTGACCACCAAGAGAGACACAG AGGTCTCCTGTAACTTTGAGCGGGACACGTGCAGCTGGTACCCAGGCCACCTCTCAGACACACACTGGCGCAGGGTGGAGAGCCGTGGCCCTGAGCACGACCACACCACAGGCCAAG GCTACTTTATGCTCCTGGACCCCACAGACCCCCTGGCCCGGGGCCACAGCGCACACCTGCTCTCCAGGCCCCAGATACCAGCAGTGCCCACGGAGTGTCTCAGCTTCTGGTACCACCTCCACGGGCCCCAGATTG GGACTCTTCGCCTGGCCATGAGACGGGAAGGGGAGGACACGCACCTCTGGTCACGGTCGGGCACCCATGGCAACCGCTGGCACCAGGCCTGGGCCACCCTCTCCCACCAGCCTGGCTCCCGGGCCCCATACCAG ctgCTGTTCGAGGGCCTCCGGGACGGATACCACGGCACCATGGCGCTGGATGACGTGGCCATGCGGCCTGGCCCCTGCTGGGCCCCTGATTACTGCACCTTTGAGGACTCGGACTGTGGTTTCTCTCCTGGAGGTCAGAGTCTCTGGAAACGCCAGGCCAATGCCTCAGGCCACGCTGCCTGGGGCCCCCCAGCAGACCACACCACAGAGACAGCCCAAGGTACGGAGGCCTGGCAGGGGCAGGGATCAAGGGGCTGGCCAGGGGCTGGCAGGCTGATGCTGGCACCTCCAGGGCACTACATGATGGTGGACACGAGCCCAGACGCACTGCCCCGAGGCCAGACGGCCTCCCTGACCTCCAGGGAGCACAGGCCCCTGGCCCAGCCTGCTTGCCTGACCTTCTGGTACCACGGGAGCCTCCTCAGCCCAG GAGCCCTGCAGGTCCACCTGGAGGAGGGCAGGAGGCACCAGGTGCTCAGCCTCAGTGCCCATGAAGGGCTTGCCTGGCACCTGGGCAGCGTGGACGTGCAGGCTGAGCAAGCCTGGAGG GTGGTGTTTGAGGCAGTGGGTACAGGTGTGGCACACTCCTACATGGCTCTGGATGACCTGCTCCTCCAGGATGGGCCCTGCCCTCAGCCAGGTGGGAGACCTGCTGTGGCCCAGGGTGGCCCCTGCTCTGGGGCTTGCCTGTCCCTTTTGTCCCCACAGTGGTGGTGGCCAGGGCTTGGGCCAAGGGCAGCACCACTCACCCAGCCATGCCTTGCAGCTTCCTGTGATTTTGAGTCTGGCCTGTGTGGCTGGAGCCACCTGGCCCGGCCTGGCCTGGGTGGATATAGCTGGGACTGGGGTGGGGGAGCCACCCCCTCTCGCTACCTCCAGCCCCCAGTGGACCACACCCTGGGCACAGAGGCAGGTACGTTCTGCTGGAGCCAGGTGAGGAGAAGACCCAGAAGCCACACCCAGCCACCCAGCCTCCTGCTGCCCACCTGTGGGGCACACTCCCCATCCAGAGGAGGCCTAGCCCACCCAGCCTCTGCTTGGGCCCTGAGGGCTGGCTTTGCCCATCAGCTGGGCATCAGCCTCCTCTTGTTCCCAGGCCACTTTGCTTTCTTTGAAACGGGTGTGCTGGGCCCCGGGGGCCGGGCTGCCTGGCTGCGAAGCGAGCCTCTGCCGGCCACCCCAGCTTCCTGCCTCCGATTCTGGTACCACATGGGCTTTCCTGAGCACTTCT ACAAGGGGGAGCTGAGGGTGCTGCTATGCAGTGCCCAGGGCCAGCTGGCCGTGTGGAGCACAGGTGGGCACCGTCGGCACCAGTGGCTGGAGGCCCAGGTGGAGGTGGCCAGCACCAAGGAGTTCCAG ATTGTGTTTGAAGCCACTCTGGGCGGCCAGCCAGCCCTGGGGCCCATTGGCCTGGACGACGTGGAGTATCTGGCTGGGCAGCATTGCCAGCAGCCTGCCCCCAGCCCAG GTGACACAGCCACGCCCGTGCCAGTGCCAGCTGTGGTTGGCGGTGCCCTCCTGTTCCTCATGCTCCTGGTGCTGCTGGGACTTGGGGGGCAGCGCTGGCTGGAGAAGAGGGGGAGCTGCCCCTTCCGGAGCGACACAGAGGCCACAGCCCCTGGCTTTGACAACATCCTTTTCAATGCAGTAGGC
- the MAMDC4 gene encoding apical endosomal glycoprotein isoform X8, translating into MPLPGHLLPILVLFLAGSPGWAWVPNHCRSPSQAMCNFVCDCRDCSDEAQCGHHGASPALGTPFTCDFERDPCGWRDISTSGYSWLRDRAGAVLEGPGPRADHTLGTDLGWYMAVGTHRGKEAATAALRSPTLREAAPSCKLRLWYHMASGDVAELRLELTHGAETLTLWQSTGPWCPGWQELAVTTGRIRGDFRVIFSATRNATHRGAVALDDLEFWDCGLSTPQASCPLEHHHCHNKACVEPQQLCDGEDNCGDLSDEDPRTCGEARVGLRVRPGDRTPRWGPWHSSRSGHLGSLDGPSGGHPGAGKHCLVAPTAPPPTLGQHTATNFETGLGLWSRSEGWARNHSAGGTEHPAWPCRDHSRNSAQGSFLVSVAEPGNPAVLSSPELQASGTSSCSLIFYYYLHGSEASCLQLFLQTLGSSNPQAPVLLRRHRGELGTAWVRDRVDIQSAYPFQILLAGQTGPGGVVGLDDLILSEHCRPVLEVSTPQPLPPGPWVPAPGPLPPSSRLQDFCQQGHLACGDLCVAPEQLCDFEQQCAGGEDEQACGKGLSILQTFCCGPKGQGRRGAGGGLCRSVPPAVPGTTDFESPEAGGWEDASVGRLQWRRLSAQESQGAGAAAAGHFLSLQRAWGQLGAEARVRTPPLGPSGPSCELHLAYHLQSQPRGFLALVVVDSGSRELAWQALSSSAGGWKVDKVLLGARRRPFQLEFVGLVDLDGPDQQGAGVDNVTLRDCSSMVTTKRDTEVSCNFERDTCSWYPGHLSDTHWRRVESRGPEHDHTTGQGYFMLLDPTDPLARGHSAHLLSRPQIPAVPTECLSFWYHLHGPQIGTLRLAMRREGEDTHLWSRSGTHGNRWHQAWATLSHQPGSRAPYQLLFEGLRDGYHGTMALDDVAMRPGPCWAPDYCTFEDSDCGFSPGGQSLWKRQANASGHAAWGPPADHTTETAQGTEAWQGQGSRGWPGAGRLMLAPPGHYMMVDTSPDALPRGQTASLTSREHRPLAQPACLTFWYHGSLLSPGALQVHLEEGRRHQVLSLSAHEGLAWHLGSVDVQAEQAWRVVFEAVGTGVAHSYMALDDLLLQDGPCPQPGGRPAVAQGGPCSGACLSLLSPQWWWPGLGPRAAPLTQPCLAASCDFESGLCGWSHLARPGLGGYSWDWGGGATPSRYLQPPVDHTLGTEAGHFAFFETGVLGPGGRAAWLRSEPLPATPASCLRFWYHMGFPEHFYKGELRVLLCSAQGQLAVWSTGGHRRHQWLEAQVEVASTKEFQVRPPVWARSVPFFPPGPTQTPFLLRQIVFEATLGGQPALGPIGLDDVEYLAGQHCQQPAPSPGDTATPVPVPAVVGGALLFLMLLVLLGLGGQRWLEKRGSCPFRSDTEATAPGFDNILFNAVGAPWRWDGVTLPASVTSDL; encoded by the exons GTCACCATGGGGCCTCGCCCGCCCTGGGCACCCCCTTCACCTGCGACTTTGAGCGAGACCCCTGCGGCTGGCGGGACATCAGCACCTCAGGCTACAGCTGGCTCCGTGACAGGGCAGGGGCCGTGCTGGAGGGTCCCGGGCCTCGCGCAGACCACACGCTGGGCACCGACCTGG GATGGTACATGGCTGTTGGAACCCACCGAGGGAAAGAAGCAGCCACTGCAGCCCTGCGCTCGCCCACCCTGCGAGAGGCAGCCCCCTCCTGCAAGCTGAGGCTCTGGTACCACATGGCCTCTGGAG ATGTGGCTGAGCTGCGGCTGGAGCTGACCCATGGCGCAGAGACCCTGACCCTGTGGCAGAGCACAGGGCCCTGGTGCCCCGGCTGGCAGGAGTTGGCAGTGACCACAGGCCGCATCCGGGGTGACTTCCGA GTGATCTTCTCTGCCACCCGAAACGCCACCCACAGGGGTGCCGTGGCTCTAGATGACCTGGAGTTCTGGGACTGTGGGCTGTCCA CCCCCCAGGCCAGCTGCCCCCTGGAACACCACCACTGCCACAACAAGGCCTGCGTGGAGCCCCAGCAACTCTGTGACGGGGAAGACAACTGTGGGGACCTGTCTGATGAGGACCCACGCACCTGTGGTGAGGCCAGGGTGGGGCTCAGGGTGAGGCCAGGTGATCGGACGCCTCGGTGGGGGCCCTGGCACTCATCCAGGAGCGGGCACCTTGGATCCTTGGATGGTCCTTCTGGGGGCCACCCTGGAGCTGGGAAGCACTGCCTGGTGGCCCCGACAGCTCCACCTCCCACCCTAGGCCAGCACACGGCCACCAACTTTGAGACAGGCCTGGGCCTATGGAGCCGCTCAGAAGGCTGGGCCCGGAACCACAGCGCTGGTGGTACTGAGCACCCTGCCTGGCCATGCCGTGACCACAGCCGGAACAGTGCACAGG GCTCCTTCCTGGTCTCTGTGGCTGAGCCTGGCAATCCTGCTGTGCTCTCCAGCCCTGAGCTCCAAGCCTCAGGCACCTCCAGCTGCTCG CTGATCTTCTATTACTACCTGCACGGGTCCGAGGCCAGCTGCCTCCAGCTGTTCCTGCAGACTCTGGGGTCCAGCAACCCCCAGGCCCCAGTCCTGCTGCGGAGGCACCGAGGGGAGCTGGGGACTGCCTGGGTCCGAGACCGCGTTGACATCCAGAGTGCCTACCCCTTCCAG ATCCTCCTGGCCGGGCAGACAGGCCCGGGGGGTGTGGTGGGTCTGGACGACCTCATCCTGTCTGAGCACTGCAGACCAGTCCTGG AGGTGTCCACCCCACAGCCGCTGCCTCCTGGGCCCTGGGTCCCAGCCCCCGGGCCCCTGCCGCCCAGCTCTCGGCTCCAGGATTTCTGCCAACAGGGCCATCTCGCCTGTGGGGACCTGTGTGTGGCCCCGGaacagctgtgtgactttgagcagcAGTGTGCAGGGGGCGAGGACGAGCAGGCCTGTGGTAAAGGGCTCAGCATCCTGCAGACCTTCTGCTGCGGGCCAAAGGGGCAGGGACGGCGTGGGGCGGGTGGAGGTCTCTGCCGTTCAGTGCCGCCTGCTGTTCCAGGAACCACGGACTTCGAGTCCCCCGAAGCCGGGGGCTGGGAAGACGCCAGCGTGGGGCGGCTGCAGTGGCGGCGGCTCTCAGCCCAGGAGAGCCAGGGAGCTGGTGCCGCTGCTGCCG GTCACTTCCTGTCTCTGCAGAGGGCCTGGGGGCAGCTGGGCGCTGAGGCCCGGGTCCGTACCCCCCCGCTTGGCCCCTCTGGCCCCAGCTGTGAACTCCACCTGGCTTACCATCTGCAGAGTCAGCCCCGAG GCTTCCTGGCACTAGTGGTGGTAGACAGCGGCTCCCGGGAGCTGGCATGGCAGGCCCTGAGCAGCAGTGCAGGTGGCTGGAAGGTGGACAAGGTCCTTCTAGGGGCCCGCCGCCGGCCGTTCCAG CTGGAGTTTGTTGGGCTGGTGGACTTGGACGGCCCTGATCAGCAGGGAGCTGGCGTGGACAACGTGACCCTGAGGGACTGTAGCTCCATGGTGACCACCAAGAGAGACACAG AGGTCTCCTGTAACTTTGAGCGGGACACGTGCAGCTGGTACCCAGGCCACCTCTCAGACACACACTGGCGCAGGGTGGAGAGCCGTGGCCCTGAGCACGACCACACCACAGGCCAAG GCTACTTTATGCTCCTGGACCCCACAGACCCCCTGGCCCGGGGCCACAGCGCACACCTGCTCTCCAGGCCCCAGATACCAGCAGTGCCCACGGAGTGTCTCAGCTTCTGGTACCACCTCCACGGGCCCCAGATTG GGACTCTTCGCCTGGCCATGAGACGGGAAGGGGAGGACACGCACCTCTGGTCACGGTCGGGCACCCATGGCAACCGCTGGCACCAGGCCTGGGCCACCCTCTCCCACCAGCCTGGCTCCCGGGCCCCATACCAG ctgCTGTTCGAGGGCCTCCGGGACGGATACCACGGCACCATGGCGCTGGATGACGTGGCCATGCGGCCTGGCCCCTGCTGGGCCCCTGATTACTGCACCTTTGAGGACTCGGACTGTGGTTTCTCTCCTGGAGGTCAGAGTCTCTGGAAACGCCAGGCCAATGCCTCAGGCCACGCTGCCTGGGGCCCCCCAGCAGACCACACCACAGAGACAGCCCAAGGTACGGAGGCCTGGCAGGGGCAGGGATCAAGGGGCTGGCCAGGGGCTGGCAGGCTGATGCTGGCACCTCCAGGGCACTACATGATGGTGGACACGAGCCCAGACGCACTGCCCCGAGGCCAGACGGCCTCCCTGACCTCCAGGGAGCACAGGCCCCTGGCCCAGCCTGCTTGCCTGACCTTCTGGTACCACGGGAGCCTCCTCAGCCCAG GAGCCCTGCAGGTCCACCTGGAGGAGGGCAGGAGGCACCAGGTGCTCAGCCTCAGTGCCCATGAAGGGCTTGCCTGGCACCTGGGCAGCGTGGACGTGCAGGCTGAGCAAGCCTGGAGG GTGGTGTTTGAGGCAGTGGGTACAGGTGTGGCACACTCCTACATGGCTCTGGATGACCTGCTCCTCCAGGATGGGCCCTGCCCTCAGCCAGGTGGGAGACCTGCTGTGGCCCAGGGTGGCCCCTGCTCTGGGGCTTGCCTGTCCCTTTTGTCCCCACAGTGGTGGTGGCCAGGGCTTGGGCCAAGGGCAGCACCACTCACCCAGCCATGCCTTGCAGCTTCCTGTGATTTTGAGTCTGGCCTGTGTGGCTGGAGCCACCTGGCCCGGCCTGGCCTGGGTGGATATAGCTGGGACTGGGGTGGGGGAGCCACCCCCTCTCGCTACCTCCAGCCCCCAGTGGACCACACCCTGGGCACAGAGGCAG GCCACTTTGCTTTCTTTGAAACGGGTGTGCTGGGCCCCGGGGGCCGGGCTGCCTGGCTGCGAAGCGAGCCTCTGCCGGCCACCCCAGCTTCCTGCCTCCGATTCTGGTACCACATGGGCTTTCCTGAGCACTTCT ACAAGGGGGAGCTGAGGGTGCTGCTATGCAGTGCCCAGGGCCAGCTGGCCGTGTGGAGCACAGGTGGGCACCGTCGGCACCAGTGGCTGGAGGCCCAGGTGGAGGTGGCCAGCACCAAGGAGTTCCAGGTGAGGCCGCCTGTCTGGGCCAGGAGCGTCCCCTTCTTCCCCCCAGGGCCCACACAGACGCCTTTCCTTCTCCGTCAGATTGTGTTTGAAGCCACTCTGGGCGGCCAGCCAGCCCTGGGGCCCATTGGCCTGGACGACGTGGAGTATCTGGCTGGGCAGCATTGCCAGCAGCCTGCCCCCAGCCCAG GTGACACAGCCACGCCCGTGCCAGTGCCAGCTGTGGTTGGCGGTGCCCTCCTGTTCCTCATGCTCCTGGTGCTGCTGGGACTTGGGGGGCAGCGCTGGCTGGAGAAGAGGGGGAGCTGCCCCTTCCGGAGCGACACAGAGGCCACAGCCCCTGGCTTTGACAACATCCTTTTCAATGCAGTAGGC